One genomic segment of Ricinus communis isolate WT05 ecotype wild-type chromosome 3, ASM1957865v1, whole genome shotgun sequence includes these proteins:
- the LOC125369463 gene encoding extensin-2-like yields the protein MGTRQQEQPGHWSPIIHAIVFCLAAIAVVADKPYIYASPPPPHHPKDYASPPYYYKSPPPKHAEHPPYYYKSPPPPPKHVKHLPYYYKSPPPPSLSPSPPPPYHYTSPPPPKKSPPSPYYYSSPPPPKKSPPPPYYYSSPPPLKKSPPPPYHYTSPPPPKKSPPPPYYYSSPPPPKKSPPPPYYYSSPPPPKKSPPPPYYYSSPPPPKKSLPPPYHYISPPPPKKSPPPYYYSSPPPPKKSPPPPYYYSSPPPPKKSPPPPYYYSSPPPPKKSPPPPYHYTSPPPPKKSPPPPYYYSSPPPPNKSPPPPYYYSSPPPPKKSPPPPYYYSSPPPPKKSPPPPYHYSSPPPPKKSPPPPYYYNSPPPPSLSPPPPYHYTSPPPPKKSPPPPYYYNSPPPPSPSPPPPYYYSSPPPPKHY from the coding sequence ATGGGTACCCGGCAGCAGGAACAACCGGGACATTGGTCTCCGATCATTCATGCCATAGTTTTCTGCCTTGCAGCCATTGCTGTGGTGGCTGATAAGCCTTATATTTATGCTTCTCCACCACCTCCTCATCACCCTAAGGACTATGCTTCTCCGCCCTATTACTACAAGTCACCTCCACCGAAACATGCTGAGCACCCTCCATATTATTACAAGTCCCCTCCACCTCCACCGAAACATGTGAAGCATCTACCCTATTACTATAAGTCTCCTCCACCACCATCTCTGTCTCCGTCTCCGCCACCTCCATACCACTACACATCACCACCTCCACCAAAGAAGTCTCCACCTTCTCCATACTACTATTCATCACCACCTCCACCAAAAAAGTCTCCACCTCCTCCCTACTACTACAGCTCTCCACCTCCACTAAAGAAGTCTCCACCTCCACCATACCACTACACATCACCACCTCCACCAAAGAAGTCTCCACCTCCTCCCTACTACTACAGCTCTCCACCTCCACCAAAGAAGTCTCCACCTCCTCCATATTACTACTCATCACCACCTCCACCAAAGAAATCTCCACCTCCTCCTTACTACTACAGCTCTCCACCTCCACCAAAGAAGTCTCTACCTCCGCCATACCACTACATATCACCACCTCCACCAAAGAAGTCTCCACCTCCCTACTACTATAGCTCTCCACCTCCACCAAAGAAGTCTCCACCTCCTCCATACTACTACTCATCACCACCTCCACCAAAGAAGTCTCCACCTCCTCCCTACTACTACAGCTCTCCACCTCCACCAAAGAAGTCTCCACCTCCGCCATACCATTACACATCACCACCTCCACCAAAGAAGTCTCCACCTCCTCCCTATTACTATAGCTCTCCACCTCCACCAAATAAGTCTCCGCCTCCTCCATACTACTACTCATCACCACCTCCACCAAAGAAATCTCCACCTCCTCCCTACTACTACAGCTCTCCACCTCCACCAAAAAAGTCACCACCTCCTCCATACCACTACTCGTCACCACCTCCTCCAAAAAAGTCTCCACCTCCCCCATACTACTATAACTCTCCACCTCCACCTTCTCTTTCACCACCACCTCCATACCATTACACATCACCTCCTCCACCAAAGAAGTCTCCACCTCCTCCATATTATTATAACTCTCCACCTCCACCTTCTCCATCACCGCCACCTCCTTACTATTATTCTTCCCCACCACCTCCAAAACACTACTAA
- the LOC107262497 gene encoding extensin-2-like: protein MATRQQEQPGHWSPIIHAIVFCLAAIAVVADKPYIYASPPPPHHPKDYASPPYYYKSPPPKHAEHPPYYYKSPPPPPKHVKHLPYYYKSPPPPSPSSPPPYHYTSPPPPKKSPPPPYYYSSPPPPKKTPPPPYYYSSPPPPKESPPPPYYYSSPPPPNKSPPPPYYYSSPPPPKKSPPPPYYYSSPPPPKKSPPPPYHYSSPPPPKKSPPPPYYYNSPPPPSLSPPPPYHYTSPPPPKKSPPPPYYYNSPPPPSPSPPPPYYYSSPPPPKHY, encoded by the coding sequence ATGGCTACCCGGCAGCAGGAACAACCGGGACATTGGTCTCCGATCATTCATGCCATAGTTTTCTGCCTTGCAGCCATTGCTGTGGTGGCTGATAAGCCTTATATTTATGCTTCTCCACCACCTCCTCATCACCCTAAGGACTATGCTTCTCCGCCCTATTACTACAAGTCACCTCCACCGAAACATGCTGAGCACCCTCCATATTATTACAAGTCCCCTCCACCTCCACCGAAACATGTGAAGCATCTACCCTATTACTATAAGTCTCCTCCACCACCATCTCCGTCTTCGCCACCTCCATACCACTACACATCACCACCTCCACCAAAGAAGTCTCCACCTCCTCCATACTACTATTCATCACCACCTCCACCAAAGAAAACTCCACCTCCTCCCTACTACTATAGCTCTCCACCTCCACCAAAGGAGTCTCCACCTCCTCCCTACTATTATAGCTCTCCACCTCCACCAAATAAGTCTCCGCCTCCTCCATACTACTACTCATCACCACCTCCACCAAAGAAATCTCCACCTCCTCCCTACTACTACAGCTCTCCACCTCCACCCAAAAAGTCACCACCTCCTCCATACCACTACTCGTCCCCACCTCCTCCTAAAAAGTCTCCACCTCCCCCATACTACTATAACTCTCCACCTCCACCTTCTCTTTCACCACCACCTCCATACCATTACACATCTCCTCCTCCACCAAAGAAGTCTCCACCTCCTCCATATTATTATAACTCTCCACCTCCACCTTCTCCATCACCGCCACCTCCTTACTATTATTCTTCCCCACCACCTCCAAAACACTACTAA